Proteins found in one Ischnura elegans chromosome 11, ioIscEleg1.1, whole genome shotgun sequence genomic segment:
- the LOC124167666 gene encoding uncharacterized protein LOC124167666, with translation MKEPLIVVLDGPIVSAIGSPTYNLARHLTGILAPHVGNCGHHVKNSADFVKILEGIYLNPSDIMISLDVVSLFTRVPLHETLSLLEKKFDANTVKLFHHAFTSTYFTFDNCYYEQKDGVAMGSPLSPAIANFFMEDFEEHALNSAPLRPKYFYRYVDDTFVIWPHGVDTLKPFLDHMNSRHPNIQFTMESEKEGRLPFLDILVQRKEDGSLSQ, from the coding sequence ATGAAAGAACCGCTGATCGTTGTGCTGGATGGACCGATCGTTAGCGCCATTGGCTCGCCAACCTATAATCTTGCCAGACATCTCACAGGCATTCTAGCGCCCCACGTCGGAAATTGTGGACATCACGTGAAAAATTCCGCTGACTTCGTCAAAATCCTTGAGGGCATCTACCTTAATCCATCGGACATCATGATCAGCCTGGACGTAGTGTCATTATTCACCAGAGTGCCACTCCATGAAACTCTGTCTCTCCTAGAAAAGAAATTCGACGCCAACACAGTGAAGCTCTTTCACCACGCGTTTACTTCGACTTACTTCACCTTCGACAACTGTTACTATGAACAGAAGGACGGCGTGGCCATGGGATCCCCACTTTCTCCGGCCATCgccaatttcttcatggaagattttgaggagCATGCACTCAACTCGGCTCCCCTCCGGCCAAAATACTTTTATCGCTACGTGGACGATACCTTTGTCATCTGGCCACATGGGGTTGACACCCTGAAGCCTTTTTTGGACCACATGAACAGCCGACATCCGAACATCCAATTCACTATGGAATCagagaaagaaggaagattgCCATTCCTTGACATATTGGTGcaaaggaaagaagatgggagttTGAGCCAATAG